Proteins encoded in a region of the Natator depressus isolate rNatDep1 chromosome 23, rNatDep2.hap1, whole genome shotgun sequence genome:
- the LRRC4B gene encoding leucine-rich repeat-containing protein 4B gives MAAPRCCSRRGPPPPRPSRMLWKPVLLLGLWLPSLAWAGASPTPCPAACSCSNQASRVICTRRELVEVPESISINTRYLNLQENNIQLIKTDTFKHLRHLEILQLSKNLIRKIEVGAFNGLPNLNTLELFDNRLATVPTQAFEYLSKLRELWLRNNPIESIPSYAFNRVPSLRRLDLGELKKLEYISEAAFEGLVNLRYLNLGMCNLKDIPNLTALVRLEELELSGNRLDMIRPGSFQGLTSLRKLWLMHAQVSTIERNAFDDLKSLEELNLSHNNLMSLPHDLFTPLHRLERVHLNHNPWHCNCDVLWLSWWLKETVPNNTTCCARCHAPANLKGRYIGELDQSHFTCYAPVIVEPPTDLNVTEGMAAELKCRTGTSMTSVNWLTPNGTLMTHGSYRVRISVLHDGTLNFTNVTVQDTGQYTCMVTNSAGNTTASATLNVSAVDPAATGYTYFTTVTVETLETAQEDALPTKKEPGPTPAVGWDVTYSTTSLTPRSTRSTEKPYTVPITDAAEGGMKDLDDVMKTTKIIIGCFVAITFMAAVMLIVFYKLRKQHQFHKHHGPTRTIEIINVEDELPAAAGAPGDSHLALPALEHDHLNHYAAFKAHYSNNAGALACAKNPLLNSIHEPLLFKSSSKENVQETQI, from the coding sequence ATGGCTGCCCCCCGTTGCTGCTCCCGGAGGGGGCCGCCGCCTCCCCGTCCCTCTAGGATGCTCTGGAAGCCGgtcctgctgctggggctgtggCTGCCCTCGCTGGCGTGGGCCGGAGCTTCGCCTACTCCCTGCCCGGCCGCCTGCTCCTGCAGCAACCAGGCCAGCCGGGTGATCTGCACGCGCCGGGAGCTGGTGGAGGTGCCGGAGAGCATCTCCATCAACACGCGGTACCTCAACCTGCAGGAGAACAACATCCAGCTCATCAAGACCGACACCTTCAAGCACCTGCGGCACCTGGAGATCCTGCAGCTGAGCAAGAACCTGATCCGCAAGATCGAGGTGGGAGCCTTCAACGGCCTGCCCAACCTCAACACGCTGGAGCTCTTCGACAACCGCCTGGCCACGGTGCCCACCCAGGCCTTTGAGTACCTCTCCAAGCTGCGGGAGCTCTGGCTGCGTAACAACCCCATCGAGAGCATCCCGTCCTACGCCTTCAACCGGGTGCCCTCCCTGCGCCGCCTGGACCTGGGGGAGCTCAAGAAGCTGGAGTACATCTCCGAGGCGGCCTTCGAAGGGCTGGTGAACCTGCGGTACCTGAACCTGGGAATGTGCAACCTCAAGGACATCCCCAACCTGACGGCGCTGGTGcggctggaggagctggagctgtcGGGCAACCGGCTGGACATGATCCGCCCCGGCTCCTTCCAGGGCCTCACCAGCCTGCGCAAGCTGTGGCTGATGCACGCCCAGGTGTCCACCATCGAGCGCAACGCCTTCGACGACCTCAAGTCGCTGGAGGAGCTGAACCTGTCCCACAACAACCTCATGTCCTTGCCCCACGACCTCTTCACCCCCTTGCACCGGCTGGAGCGGGTGCACCTCAACCACAACCCCTGGCATTGCAACTGTGACGTCCTCTGGCTCAGCTGGTGGCTGAAGGAGACGGTGCCCAACAACACCACCTGCTGCGCCCGCTGCCACGCCCCGGCCAACCTCAAGGGGCGTTACATCGGCGAGCTGGACCAGAGCCACTTCACCTGCTACGCCCCGGTCATCGTCGAGCCGCCCACCGACCTCAATGTGACGGAGGGGATGGCGGCCGAGCTGAAGTGCCGGACGGGCACCTCCATGACCTCGGTCAACTGGCTGACGCCCAACGGGACGCTGATGACGCACGGCTCGTACCGGGTGCGGATTTCCGTCTTGCACGACGGCACGCTCAACTTCACCAACGTGACGGTGCAGGACACGGGGCAGTACACCTGCATGGTGACCAACTCGGCCGGCAACACCACGGCGTCGGCCACCCTCAACGTCTCGGCCGTGGACCCGGCCGCCACCGGCTACACCTACTTCACCACCGTGACCGTGGAGACGCTGGAGACGGCCCAGGAGGACGCGCTGCCCACCAAGAAGGAGCCGGGCCCCACGCCCGCCGTGGGCTGGGACGTGACctactccaccacctccctgacGCCCCGCTCCACCCGCTCCACGGAGAAGCCCTACACCGTGCCCATCACCGACGCGGCCGAGGGCGGCATGAAGGACCTGGACGACGTGATGAAGACCACCAAGATCATCATCGGCTGCTTCGTGGCCATCACCTTCATGGCGGCCGTCATGCTGATCGTCTTCTACAAACTGCGCAAGCAGCACCAGTTCCACAAACACCACGGCCCCACCCGCACCATCGAGATCATCAACGTGGAGGACGAGCTGCCGGCCGCGGCCGGCGCCCCCGGCGACAGCCACCTGGCCCTGCCGGCCCTGGAGCACGACCACCTCAACCACTATGCGGCCTTCAAGGCCCATTACAGCAACAACGCGGGGGCCCTGGCCTGCGCCAAGAACCCCCTGCTGAACTCCATCCACGAACCTCTGCTGTTCAAGAGCAGCTCAAAGGAGAACGTGCAGGAGACGCAGATCTGA